From Pseudoalteromonas sp. DL-6, one genomic window encodes:
- a CDS encoding PA2169 family four-helix-bundle protein, which yields MSTHQGQEINHITDIIQVMNSGIDFYQTAQDKIQDPAIGALFQRMIDARKVCVESLQPYAINQQGEREDGSSFVVEARQAFTALISKFTNDNDQIYVKELEEVEDKTLEEIKIALKKPQSHDCEAALSKVLLTMQSCHAEMSKMQKH from the coding sequence ATGAGCACCCATCAAGGACAAGAAATAAATCATATTACCGACATTATCCAAGTAATGAATAGCGGCATCGACTTTTACCAAACAGCACAAGATAAAATACAAGACCCCGCAATAGGCGCCCTATTCCAACGTATGATTGACGCGCGTAAAGTCTGTGTGGAGAGTTTACAACCTTATGCAATTAATCAGCAGGGTGAACGCGAAGATGGCTCGTCGTTTGTTGTAGAAGCACGCCAAGCATTCACCGCTTTGATCAGTAAATTTACTAACGATAACGATCAAATTTACGTTAAAGAGCTTGAGGAAGTAGAAGATAAAACCTTAGAAGAAATAAAAATAGCGTTGAAAAAGCCTCAGTCCCACGACTGTGAAGCAGCGCTATCAAAGGTATTACTTACCATGCAAAGCTGCCATGCAGAAATGAGTAAAATGCAAAAACATTAA
- a CDS encoding LysR family transcriptional regulator: MNISKIDLNLLVYLDTLLRECNVTRAANQLSITQPAMSNGLKRLRNLFNDPILVRTSDGMVPTERAIELQPVIRGILMTLEETLAPNREFDAKQSKRVFRIMASDYAASTMAPRLLGKLHEEAPDTTLDILTPSDVTFHDVENGKVDMAINRFENLPQSFHHKRIWKDSFCCLVKSDNPIIENFSLDSYLKARHIWVSKTGFGVGVGMDPKDVQKLGWVDEALAHFGKHRNIATFTRNYHVAIHLAKEKNLVATLPSKAANIYLDDPGLKILEPPFPIPPFELDMIWSPLLHRDASHIWLRQKVAEVADELK, encoded by the coding sequence ATGAATATAAGTAAAATAGATTTAAATTTACTGGTTTACCTCGATACATTACTGCGCGAATGTAATGTTACTCGTGCTGCAAACCAGCTTAGTATTACTCAACCGGCCATGAGTAACGGACTTAAACGCCTACGAAATCTTTTTAATGATCCTATTTTAGTACGTACCAGCGATGGCATGGTGCCGACCGAGCGTGCTATTGAGCTACAGCCTGTCATTCGTGGCATTTTGATGACCCTGGAAGAAACACTGGCACCTAATCGTGAGTTCGATGCTAAACAAAGCAAACGGGTATTTAGGATCATGGCCAGTGATTACGCAGCCAGTACCATGGCACCGCGTTTATTAGGCAAACTACACGAAGAAGCGCCCGACACCACCTTAGATATTTTAACTCCCAGTGATGTTACCTTTCACGATGTTGAAAACGGTAAAGTAGATATGGCGATTAACCGCTTTGAAAATTTACCACAATCGTTTCATCATAAACGTATTTGGAAAGATAGCTTTTGCTGTTTAGTCAAATCCGACAACCCTATTATTGAAAACTTTAGTCTAGACAGCTATTTAAAAGCCCGCCACATTTGGGTAAGTAAGACAGGTTTTGGTGTGGGTGTAGGGATGGATCCTAAAGATGTGCAAAAGCTGGGCTGGGTTGACGAAGCACTGGCTCATTTTGGTAAACACCGAAATATTGCCACCTTTACCCGTAACTACCATGTCGCTATTCATTTAGCGAAAGAGAAAAACCTAGTTGCTACGTTGCCCTCAAAGGCAGCCAATATTTATTTAGACGATCCTGGGCTTAAAATACTTGAGCCACCCTTTCCTATTCCGCCATTTGAACTTGATATGATATGGAGCCCTTTATTACACAGAGATGCTAGCCATATTTGGTTACGCCAAAAAGTAGCTGAAGTAGCGGATGAGCTAAAATAA
- the aceK gene encoding bifunctional isocitrate dehydrogenase kinase/phosphatase encodes MQPRQIAELILTGFKKHYLLFQRTTAKAPYAFAKRDWQAINDISRLRISYYDDRVNETTKTLRERQQTDQLNESLWLEVKKIYQHFLCFHPQAELAETFYNSVFCRLYHRRYFHNDFIFVEATLKDAPSVPVEAEYRSYFPVVDGLKPTIKRIINHFDFKADFVNLERDIRLLVKAFYKQAPDTHHQHWQMRFDILHTPFYRNKAAYIVGRVVSQSGVQPFIIAVLHHEDQGLYLDALLTKSSQMRVIFGFARAYFMVETHAPSALVRFLNQLMPNKTLAELYNAIGFHKQGKTEFYREFLNHLTHSNDEFTIAPGTPGMVMMVFTLPSFGYVFKVIKDKFGESKPFGRDTVLKRYQLVKSHDRVGRMADTIEYSNVVFPLARFDSNLLAQLHKTIGSSMVIEGDWLIIKHLYIERRMTPLNLFLENADEKSAADAIEEYGQALKEMIAVNIFPGDMLLKNFGVSKHKRIIFYDYDEVQYLTDMNFRALPKAKSYDDYLMDEQSYSVAPQDVFPEQLCTFVMPNPTYKQFLTSTHPELLDVNFWKQAQQNIKNGKVSHIYPYPTAQRFIHYW; translated from the coding sequence ATGCAACCACGCCAAATTGCTGAATTAATTTTAACCGGATTTAAAAAACATTACCTGCTGTTTCAAAGAACAACAGCAAAAGCGCCCTATGCGTTTGCTAAAAGAGATTGGCAAGCAATTAATGATATTAGCCGCTTGCGTATTAGTTATTACGATGATCGGGTTAACGAAACCACAAAAACCTTACGTGAACGCCAGCAAACAGACCAGCTAAACGAAAGCTTATGGCTTGAAGTAAAGAAAATTTACCAGCATTTTTTATGTTTTCATCCGCAAGCTGAGCTTGCTGAGACATTTTATAACTCCGTATTTTGCCGCCTGTACCACCGCCGCTATTTCCATAACGACTTTATTTTTGTTGAAGCGACACTAAAAGATGCACCTTCAGTGCCTGTAGAAGCTGAATACAGAAGCTACTTCCCGGTAGTGGACGGTTTAAAACCAACCATTAAACGCATCATTAACCACTTTGATTTTAAAGCCGATTTTGTCAATCTTGAGCGCGATATTCGTTTATTAGTTAAAGCATTTTATAAGCAGGCCCCCGATACTCACCACCAGCATTGGCAAATGCGTTTTGATATATTACACACGCCGTTCTACCGCAATAAAGCCGCGTATATTGTAGGGCGTGTTGTATCGCAAAGTGGCGTTCAACCTTTTATCATTGCGGTACTTCACCATGAAGATCAGGGGTTATATCTTGATGCCCTGCTGACTAAGTCGTCGCAAATGCGGGTTATTTTTGGCTTTGCACGCGCTTACTTTATGGTAGAAACTCACGCCCCTTCCGCGTTAGTGCGGTTTTTAAACCAACTGATGCCGAATAAAACCTTAGCCGAGCTTTACAACGCGATTGGTTTTCATAAACAAGGAAAAACTGAGTTTTACCGTGAGTTTTTGAATCATTTAACCCATTCTAATGACGAATTTACTATTGCACCTGGCACCCCAGGTATGGTGATGATGGTATTTACTCTGCCCTCATTTGGCTATGTATTTAAAGTCATCAAAGATAAATTTGGTGAAAGTAAGCCATTTGGTCGCGATACCGTATTAAAACGCTATCAATTGGTTAAAAGCCACGACCGTGTAGGGCGAATGGCCGACACTATAGAGTATTCAAACGTCGTATTTCCTTTAGCGCGTTTTGATAGTAACTTGTTAGCGCAGTTACATAAAACCATTGGATCATCAATGGTTATTGAAGGTGACTGGTTAATTATAAAACATTTATATATTGAAAGACGCATGACACCGCTTAATCTGTTTTTAGAAAATGCAGATGAAAAAAGTGCCGCCGATGCCATAGAAGAGTATGGTCAAGCACTCAAAGAAATGATTGCCGTGAATATTTTCCCCGGTGACATGTTGTTAAAGAACTTTGGTGTAAGTAAGCACAAACGTATTATTTTTTACGATTACGACGAAGTGCAATATTTAACAGACATGAACTTTAGAGCACTACCCAAAGCAAAAAGTTATGACGATTATTTAATGGACGAACAAAGTTACTCGGTTGCTCCTCAAGATGTATTTCCAGAGCAGCTATGTACTTTTGTAATGCCTAACCCAACATATAAACAATTTTTAACTAGCACGCACCCTGAATTACTTGATGTGAACTTTTGGAAACAAGCACAACAAAATATAAAAAATGGAAAGGTGAGTCATATTTATCCCTATCCTACAGCACAACGTTTTATCCATTATTGGTAA
- a CDS encoding DUF4124 domain-containing protein — protein sequence MFNVINLIIIVCLFCFSPFALAQTTYYKCVTPKGTTFSQFPCSNNATMHKITSTEPKQTGEEINYTQQLNELERDTIITNLEAELRSNQHKLAILTREKDRADFKQQQRLNHILSAEDKKRISKDIKKTQKSLDKQYKKDKKLIEKRIKKLQKKIDAYQSATN from the coding sequence ATGTTCAACGTTATTAATCTGATCATTATTGTCTGCCTTTTTTGTTTTAGCCCTTTCGCATTAGCTCAAACCACCTACTACAAATGCGTTACTCCAAAAGGAACGACATTTTCACAATTTCCCTGTAGTAACAATGCAACCATGCATAAAATAACTTCCACTGAGCCTAAACAGACAGGTGAAGAAATAAACTACACCCAGCAGTTAAACGAACTTGAACGCGACACCATAATTACCAACTTAGAGGCAGAGCTGCGCAGTAACCAGCATAAACTCGCCATTCTTACACGAGAAAAAGACAGAGCTGATTTTAAGCAACAACAGCGCTTAAATCATATATTGAGTGCGGAAGACAAAAAACGAATTAGTAAAGATATTAAAAAGACACAAAAAAGCTTAGATAAGCAATATAAAAAAGATAAAAAGTTGATTGAAAAGCGAATTAAAAAATTACAAAAAAAGATTGATGCCTACCAATCAGCCACTAATTAA
- a CDS encoding DUF3413 domain-containing protein, which produces MNLSQHNQFSSKASQLLSWGHWFTFANIGLALLISLSYLFADSPPTTYIGITYMVVTWLSHTSFIAFLAFVLTVFPLSLVFPYPQHIRGMAAVIATIGASILTLDAYVYFNLGYHLNASALPEIISLLWHRLTNSPALTTLLAGSIVLLILGFQLTVSNFTWHHLGRLKQFKFARYAGSFLVICFALSHSIHIWADANLKFDITKQDNVLPLSYPTTAKSLLAKNDLLDVESYEQAHNVKINNQGINYQIPTPLAKCEDYNAAKIDILVFDNDEQLAKFVASKQGVYKNQQFLQPTDHSDMLFGLVYGLPAFYKTDIIEQQTLPVWQSQRRSVEVYGIDELSFINEQAHKDSAIRVIKANESATVRDDATEFFAFSVSQNSNEIVTTSTLYSSDKFISKVNGLIQPSDIIATTLGQYLNCNALAEQTMLGKNLYSKSNNIGVNYSQGVVIAYKKDRITLIDRDGNFRNISAAEGFSIEQGLDIPFLVHSIKKLKTFSQ; this is translated from the coding sequence ATGAATTTATCGCAGCATAACCAGTTTTCATCGAAAGCAAGTCAATTATTAAGTTGGGGCCATTGGTTTACATTTGCCAATATTGGTTTGGCGCTTTTAATTAGCTTAAGCTATTTATTTGCCGACTCGCCGCCCACCACCTATATAGGTATTACTTATATGGTGGTTACGTGGCTAAGCCACACCAGCTTTATTGCATTTTTAGCGTTTGTGCTGACGGTTTTTCCTTTAAGTTTAGTGTTTCCTTATCCGCAGCATATACGCGGTATGGCAGCAGTGATAGCAACAATAGGTGCTTCAATACTCACTTTGGACGCTTATGTGTATTTTAACTTAGGCTATCACTTAAATGCCTCAGCACTGCCTGAAATTATTTCGTTGTTGTGGCACCGCTTAACAAATTCACCTGCGCTCACTACCTTGCTAGCTGGCAGTATTGTATTACTTATTTTAGGTTTTCAGCTTACGGTTAGTAACTTTACTTGGCACCATTTAGGGCGTTTGAAGCAATTTAAATTTGCCCGTTATGCCGGTTCTTTTTTAGTGATTTGTTTTGCATTAAGCCACAGCATTCATATTTGGGCTGATGCAAATTTAAAGTTTGATATCACCAAGCAAGACAACGTACTGCCACTTTCGTACCCTACTACAGCCAAAAGTTTACTCGCTAAAAACGACTTATTGGATGTTGAAAGCTACGAGCAAGCACATAATGTTAAAATTAATAACCAAGGTATTAATTACCAAATACCTACCCCATTAGCAAAATGTGAAGATTACAACGCAGCTAAAATTGATATTTTAGTTTTTGATAATGACGAGCAGTTAGCAAAATTTGTTGCCAGCAAACAAGGCGTTTATAAAAATCAGCAATTTTTACAACCTACAGATCATAGTGACATGCTATTTGGTTTAGTGTACGGCCTGCCTGCATTTTATAAAACCGACATTATTGAGCAACAAACGTTACCCGTTTGGCAAAGCCAACGTCGAAGTGTAGAAGTATACGGTATTGATGAGCTGAGCTTTATTAACGAGCAAGCACACAAAGACAGTGCAATCAGGGTTATCAAAGCAAATGAAAGCGCGACTGTACGCGATGATGCTACTGAGTTTTTTGCATTTAGTGTGTCGCAAAACAGTAATGAAATAGTGACTACGTCAACGCTATATAGCTCAGATAAGTTTATTTCTAAAGTGAACGGCTTAATTCAGCCGAGTGATATTATTGCTACTACCCTTGGCCAATATTTAAACTGTAATGCCCTTGCAGAGCAGACAATGTTAGGTAAAAACTTATACAGTAAAAGTAATAACATTGGCGTTAATTACTCACAAGGTGTCGTGATAGCTTATAAAAAAGATAGAATTACGCTAATTGATCGTGACGGAAATTTTAGAAATATTTCCGCAGCTGAAGGGTTTTCAATTGAACAAGGACTTGATATTCCGTTTTTAGTACACAGTATTAAAAAGCTCAAAACTTTTTCTCAATAG
- a CDS encoding DUF1414 domain-containing protein: MPILSKYSNEEVEQIVDQLIDVLSKHNAPVDLSLMCLGNSITHILKEHVPTGKRQAVTENFAKALAQSVK, translated from the coding sequence ATGCCAATCTTATCAAAATACTCTAATGAAGAAGTAGAACAAATCGTCGATCAGCTTATTGATGTTTTATCAAAACACAATGCGCCGGTTGATTTAAGTCTTATGTGTTTAGGAAATTCTATCACGCATATCTTAAAAGAGCATGTACCAACAGGGAAAAGACAAGCTGTTACTGAGAACTTTGCAAAAGCACTCGCTCAGTCGGTTAAATAA
- the yejK gene encoding nucleoid-associated protein YejK, which translates to MTIDVKKLVVHYVDKKDDDTQIHLRNDEMMINDKVAVFIEQLHHAYNGKPGKGFCAFSGEKNSIVASTMQSYRNNELGFWHMTEQASTVLKEELDKYAFNETGYLVFCHYQYVATDYMLIAMINIKEHYSMTSELDLAASRHLDISRMQLAARIDLTAWDTQADDNRYISFIKGRAGRKVADFFLDFLGCEEGIDPKQQSQVMLSAVEDYLSEQEFDKSEKDDLRKQVFDYCNDCVTTGEEANVSELSATLTKGDDNPFESFCKEQSYDLEESFPVDKKTVTSMVKFSGLGGGVSISFERKHLGERVTYNEATDTLVIKGIPPNLKDQLQRFMEQEQD; encoded by the coding sequence ATGACAATAGATGTTAAAAAATTAGTCGTGCACTATGTAGACAAAAAAGATGACGACACCCAAATTCACCTTCGCAACGATGAAATGATGATCAACGACAAAGTCGCTGTATTCATTGAGCAATTACACCATGCCTACAATGGCAAACCGGGCAAAGGTTTTTGTGCTTTTAGTGGCGAAAAAAACAGTATTGTTGCCTCTACTATGCAAAGCTACCGCAATAATGAGCTTGGCTTTTGGCATATGACCGAGCAAGCATCAACGGTATTAAAAGAAGAGTTAGATAAATACGCTTTTAATGAGACTGGCTATTTAGTATTTTGTCATTATCAGTACGTGGCTACTGATTATATGTTGATTGCCATGATCAACATTAAAGAACACTACTCAATGACTTCAGAGCTTGATTTAGCCGCATCGCGCCATTTAGATATTTCGCGTATGCAATTGGCTGCCCGCATCGATTTAACCGCATGGGATACCCAAGCAGACGATAATCGTTATATTTCATTTATTAAAGGCCGTGCAGGGCGAAAAGTAGCTGACTTTTTCTTAGATTTCTTAGGTTGTGAAGAGGGTATTGACCCTAAGCAACAAAGCCAAGTGATGCTAAGCGCGGTAGAAGACTACTTATCAGAGCAAGAATTTGATAAGTCTGAAAAGGACGATTTACGTAAGCAAGTATTTGATTATTGTAACGACTGTGTCACCACAGGCGAAGAGGCTAATGTAAGTGAACTTTCAGCAACGCTGACTAAAGGCGACGACAACCCGTTTGAGAGCTTTTGTAAAGAGCAAAGCTATGACCTAGAAGAGTCATTCCCGGTTGATAAAAAAACGGTAACCAGCATGGTTAAATTTTCAGGCTTGGGTGGCGGTGTGAGCATTAGCTTTGAGCGTAAGCATTTAGGTGAGCGTGTAACTTATAATGAAGCCACTGATACCTTAGTGATCAAGGGCATTCCGCCAAACCTAAAAGACCAACTGCAACGTTTCATGGAACAAGAGCAAGATTAA
- the rne gene encoding ribonuclease E: MKRMLINATQQEEMRVALVDGQRLYDLDIESPGHEQKKANIYKGKITRIEPSLEAAFVDYGADRHGFLPLKEIARTYFPQGYTFHGRPNIRDVIKEGQEVIVQVDKEERGQKGAALTTFISVAGSYLVLMPNNPRAGGISRRIEGDERTELKESLSRLELPKGMGLIVRTAGVGKSFEELNYDLKALLVHWEAIQQAADSAKAPFLIHQESNVIFRAIRDYLRRDIGEILIDKPRVFEEAKAHIERFRPDFMSRVKLYQGDTPLFTHYQIESQIESAFQREVRLPSGGSIVIDPTEALTSIDINSSKATKGGDIEETALNTNLEAADEIARQLRLRDLGGLIVIDFIDMTPPRHQREVENRLKDAARPDRARVQIGKISRFGLLEMSRQRLRPSLGEASQGVCPRCSGQGTIRSNESIALSILRLIEEEAIKDNTAQVNAQVPVAVAAYLLNEQRRSVHRIEKHHKCDVVIIPNQHMETPHYEVMRLRKDETLETVSYEQVVAPEPEAFEMSKSPAAPVREEPKLKGVVMPSTPAPQAAAKAAPVVEAKAKIGLFTSLGKWIKSLFANESEQTTQESSEKKSQERTNNNRGSDNRRRNNNQRRRNNNPRNKPRNERTTDTETKNESAPAGDTQEKNENRNKRRRNSNTRKRPEHKTEDKTQVKAEATQNADTSPKSDKNASAEPKEQKPKVRRQRRNLRKKVRVQDESAEQVQTTEQAVEQPVVKEDKPQVQEQAPVAEKQTPVSDEKAPAPAKEQAEAVVDANDNAVAQDEEQEQTRTRSRRSPRHLRASGQRRRRPEGENAPEKSDEAPAFVPVADQAAAEYEAELKAKAHKSAVDASDAVEQNIVEEELAKTEEPVKTEEPVKTEEPVKTEEPVKTEEPVKAAEPVKTEKPVKTEEPVKTEEPVKTEEPVQTEEPVQTEEPVQTEEPVQTEEPVQTEEPVKAKEPVKTEEPVQAEEPVKTEEVAVEAETAPVSATETPVEAKEAPVVASQPKTVSQASSSNVNAKTVITAGHASAPMAQPTPVADSETKHTSVAMAHDKRELIPDSGLRPGSVKPAGRASSAMTKTLNAE; this comes from the coding sequence ATGAAACGTATGCTAATCAATGCAACGCAGCAAGAAGAAATGCGCGTAGCACTGGTTGACGGCCAGCGCCTATATGATTTAGATATAGAAAGCCCAGGTCACGAACAGAAAAAAGCCAATATTTATAAAGGCAAAATCACACGCATTGAACCATCTTTAGAAGCAGCATTTGTTGATTACGGTGCTGATCGTCATGGTTTCCTTCCATTAAAAGAAATTGCTCGCACTTACTTCCCGCAAGGTTACACCTTCCATGGTCGTCCGAATATTCGCGACGTGATCAAAGAAGGTCAAGAAGTAATAGTACAAGTTGATAAAGAAGAGCGTGGCCAAAAAGGTGCTGCACTCACAACCTTTATCAGCGTGGCAGGTAGTTATTTAGTGCTTATGCCTAATAACCCTCGCGCTGGCGGTATTTCTCGCCGTATCGAAGGTGATGAGCGTACTGAACTTAAAGAGTCGCTTAGCCGTTTAGAACTACCTAAAGGTATGGGCTTGATTGTACGTACTGCGGGTGTTGGTAAATCGTTTGAAGAATTAAACTACGATTTAAAAGCATTATTAGTCCACTGGGAAGCCATTCAACAAGCGGCAGACAGTGCTAAAGCGCCATTTTTAATTCACCAAGAAAGCAACGTTATTTTCCGCGCCATTCGCGACTATTTACGTCGTGACATTGGCGAAATTTTAATTGATAAACCACGTGTTTTTGAAGAAGCTAAAGCGCACATTGAGCGTTTTCGTCCTGACTTTATGAGCCGCGTTAAGCTTTATCAAGGTGACACACCGTTATTTACGCATTACCAAATTGAAAGCCAAATTGAGTCTGCGTTCCAACGTGAAGTGCGTTTACCATCAGGTGGTTCAATTGTTATTGACCCTACTGAAGCACTTACGTCTATCGATATCAACTCGTCTAAAGCAACAAAAGGCGGCGATATTGAAGAAACAGCACTTAACACCAACTTAGAAGCAGCGGATGAAATTGCACGTCAACTTCGTTTACGTGACTTAGGTGGTTTAATTGTTATCGACTTTATTGATATGACTCCTCCACGTCATCAACGTGAAGTAGAAAACCGCTTAAAAGATGCCGCTCGCCCAGATCGTGCGCGTGTTCAAATTGGTAAAATTTCACGCTTTGGTTTACTTGAAATGTCGCGCCAGCGCCTACGCCCTTCACTAGGTGAAGCAAGCCAAGGTGTTTGTCCACGTTGTAGTGGTCAAGGCACTATTCGTTCAAACGAGTCAATTGCACTATCGATTTTACGTTTGATTGAAGAAGAAGCGATTAAAGACAATACTGCACAAGTAAATGCACAAGTGCCTGTTGCTGTTGCCGCTTATTTATTAAATGAGCAACGTCGTAGCGTTCACCGCATTGAAAAGCATCACAAATGTGACGTAGTGATTATTCCTAATCAACACATGGAAACACCACACTACGAAGTAATGCGCTTACGTAAAGATGAAACGCTTGAAACAGTAAGCTACGAGCAAGTTGTTGCGCCTGAGCCTGAAGCATTTGAAATGTCTAAATCGCCAGCAGCACCTGTACGTGAAGAGCCGAAGCTTAAAGGTGTCGTTATGCCTTCAACGCCTGCTCCACAAGCGGCAGCAAAAGCAGCGCCGGTAGTAGAAGCAAAAGCTAAAATTGGTTTATTTACTTCATTGGGTAAGTGGATTAAGTCGTTATTTGCAAACGAAAGCGAGCAAACAACACAAGAGTCTTCTGAGAAGAAATCTCAAGAGCGCACCAATAACAATCGTGGTAGTGATAATCGTCGCCGTAACAACAACCAGCGTCGTCGTAATAACAACCCACGTAATAAACCACGTAACGAACGTACAACAGACACTGAAACTAAAAATGAGTCAGCGCCTGCAGGTGATACGCAAGAAAAGAATGAGAATCGCAATAAGCGCCGTCGCAATTCTAATACGCGTAAACGTCCTGAGCATAAAACTGAAGATAAAACGCAAGTAAAAGCAGAGGCAACTCAAAACGCGGATACTTCGCCTAAGTCTGACAAAAATGCAAGTGCTGAGCCAAAAGAGCAAAAGCCTAAGGTACGTCGCCAACGTCGTAATTTACGTAAAAAAGTTCGCGTACAAGACGAAAGTGCTGAGCAAGTTCAAACAACAGAGCAAGCTGTTGAGCAACCTGTGGTGAAAGAAGACAAGCCACAAGTACAAGAGCAAGCACCTGTTGCTGAAAAGCAAACGCCAGTATCAGATGAAAAAGCACCTGCACCTGCTAAAGAACAAGCAGAGGCTGTTGTTGATGCAAACGATAACGCTGTGGCACAAGATGAAGAACAAGAGCAAACACGCACTCGTTCACGTCGTTCACCACGTCATCTTCGCGCATCAGGTCAACGCCGTCGTCGCCCTGAAGGTGAAAACGCACCAGAAAAGTCTGATGAAGCGCCTGCGTTTGTACCCGTTGCGGATCAAGCCGCTGCTGAATACGAAGCAGAGCTAAAAGCAAAAGCACATAAATCGGCCGTTGATGCCTCTGATGCAGTTGAACAAAACATTGTTGAGGAAGAATTAGCGAAAACTGAAGAACCAGTGAAAACTGAAGAACCAGTGAAAACTGAAGAACCAGTGAAAACTGAAGAACCAGTGAAAACTGAAGAGCCAGTGAAAGCTGCAGAACCAGTGAAAACTGAAAAACCAGTAAAAACTGAAGAGCCAGTGAAAACTGAAGAGCCAGTTAAAACTGAAGAACCAGTACAAACTGAAGAACCAGTACAAACTGAAGAACCAGTACAAACTGAAGAACCAGTACAAACTGAAGAACCAGTACAAACTGAAGAACCAGTGAAAGCTAAAGAACCAGTAAAAACTGAAGAACCAGTACAAGCTGAAGAACCAGTAAAAACTGAAGAAGTTGCTGTTGAAGCTGAAACCGCACCGGTTAGTGCTACTGAAACACCTGTAGAAGCGAAAGAAGCACCAGTGGTTGCAAGCCAACCTAAAACTGTTTCACAAGCGAGTTCTAGTAATGTAAACGCTAAAACAGTGATTACAGCTGGACATGCAAGTGCGCCAATGGCACAGCCAACACCTGTAGCTGATAGCGAAACCAAGCATACATCGGTTGCAATGGCACATGACAAACGCGAGTTAATCCCTGACAGCGGCCTTCGCCCTGGCTCGGTAAAACCTGCCGGTCGTGCAAGCTCAGCAATGACTAAAACACTTAATGCTGAATAA
- the rluC gene encoding 23S rRNA pseudouridine(955/2504/2580) synthase RluC: protein MSEKTGLQVSFVTINEDHLGQRIDNFLITHLKGVPKSAIYKILRKGEVRVNKKRIKPVYKLQLDDVIRIPPIRVSEREEFVPSKLDKVTRLEDDILFEDKYLIVINKPSGMAVHGGSGLSYGLIEALRVLRPEERSLELVHRLDRDTSGCLLIAKRRSVLTALHEQLREKTMEKNYWALVEGQWDSKTKNVTEGLRKNTLKSGERVVRVDNTEGKPSHTRFKVLERFNDCSLVQASPVTGRTHQIRVHTQCQGHAIACDDKYGDQGFDESMRKRGLNRLFLHAHDLSFYHPKNETTMRVEAPLDKALSSCLVKLRAAKA, encoded by the coding sequence ATGTCAGAAAAAACCGGCTTACAAGTATCTTTTGTCACGATCAACGAAGACCACCTAGGTCAGCGTATTGATAACTTTCTTATTACCCATTTAAAAGGGGTGCCTAAAAGCGCAATTTATAAAATTCTTCGTAAAGGTGAGGTGCGTGTTAATAAAAAACGCATCAAACCTGTGTATAAATTGCAGCTAGACGACGTTATTCGTATACCGCCAATTAGAGTGTCAGAGCGTGAAGAGTTTGTACCATCAAAACTCGATAAAGTAACGCGCCTCGAAGACGATATATTATTTGAAGATAAATACCTGATTGTTATTAACAAGCCATCAGGCATGGCTGTGCATGGCGGTAGTGGCTTAAGCTACGGGCTTATTGAAGCATTACGTGTTTTACGCCCAGAAGAGCGCAGCCTAGAGCTTGTGCATCGTTTAGACCGCGATACCTCAGGTTGTTTACTCATTGCTAAGCGCCGCTCAGTGCTGACCGCTTTGCATGAGCAATTACGCGAAAAAACCATGGAAAAAAATTACTGGGCATTGGTAGAAGGCCAATGGGACTCTAAAACAAAAAATGTAACGGAAGGTTTGCGTAAAAATACCCTAAAATCGGGTGAGCGCGTAGTACGTGTTGATAATACCGAGGGCAAACCGTCGCATACCCGTTTTAAAGTGCTTGAACGTTTTAACGATTGCTCATTAGTACAAGCATCCCCTGTAACCGGTCGTACTCACCAAATTCGTGTGCATACTCAGTGTCAAGGCCATGCTATTGCCTGTGATGATAAGTACGGCGACCAAGGATTTGATGAGTCAATGCGTAAACGCGGTTTAAACCGCTTATTTCTACACGCGCATGATTTAAGCTTTTACCATCCTAAAAACGAAACCACTATGCGAGTAGAAGCACCGCTTGATAAAGCACTATCAAGTTGTTTAGTAAAACTTAGAGCAGCAAAGGCGTGA